One genomic window of Inquilinus sp. KBS0705 includes the following:
- a CDS encoding TonB-dependent receptor — protein sequence MKTLKLLYIILFTLASATMYAMGSNPPNLTVSGSLKNEQGKPVDYATVTLLRAADSTAVKSTLTNDAGIYTIDHIAEGKYIVKATNVGYQTSYSPAFEIIAAQSAVTAPAITMLVSSRNLQGVSIVAAKPLIERKIDRTVMNVENSVLAAGNTAMEILARAPGVTVDKDDNISLKGKQGVTVMINDKLTYLTAAQLATLLRSTDGNTIKSIEIITNPSAKYDAAGNSGIINIKLKKNTQSGTNGSITAGVAKGRYWRDNTSLNLNHKEGNLNVFTTLSRGDNKRFHDLGLNRVVSDSLGNKNYFNQLSHMPSANHYNNYRLGADYDLTAKHTIGFVVSGYNNTGYDDNNTATIIGKQFGVADSSLNTISTVNQAYKNFAVNLNDRLKIDTNGQELSFDLDYSKFKNNSNAQYTTNYFLQDGSPQHAPQLLRNQTPSVISIYTGKVDYAKPLSKTIKLETGAKFSSVKTDNDLQAQIGTIDANNNVDYINDINRTNRFIYDEKIAAGYINLNKQFKKASIQLGLRAEQTRSNGNLMGSTPVKRSYLNLFPSVFVNRTLNDKNEISFSYSRRIDRPGYDDLNPFVYYLDPYTYSQGNAFLNPQYTQNFEFNYTYNHSLNVSLGYSRTTDAITELILSEGNKTFETHQNLQTQTGYNINVNSPFTITKWWEGNVNLTGFYLGFKADTLAGFNFNTGKAAFQGRLTQTFKFSGYRLEVMGDYQSPLTYGIYNIKPRYAVDMGISKSFMNKKLNLKLACDDVFKIRRNDLSSHALNNNFDIKQRNDTRVGRFTVTYNFGNSSIKSREHRSGADDEKGRVKSGG from the coding sequence ATGAAAACGCTTAAATTATTATACATCATATTATTTACCCTTGCATCGGCCACCATGTATGCAATGGGCAGCAACCCGCCAAACCTAACCGTTTCGGGATCATTAAAAAACGAGCAGGGCAAACCTGTAGACTATGCCACCGTAACCTTATTGCGCGCGGCCGACTCTACAGCGGTTAAAAGCACCTTAACTAACGATGCCGGTATATACACTATCGACCATATTGCCGAGGGCAAATACATTGTAAAGGCTACCAACGTGGGTTATCAAACCAGCTATAGCCCCGCCTTTGAAATAATAGCGGCGCAAAGCGCTGTTACTGCACCCGCCATTACCATGCTGGTTAGCAGCCGCAATTTGCAAGGCGTAAGCATTGTAGCCGCCAAGCCATTAATTGAGCGCAAGATAGACCGCACTGTAATGAACGTTGAAAACAGCGTACTGGCGGCAGGTAATACAGCCATGGAAATATTAGCCAGGGCGCCCGGCGTTACGGTAGATAAGGATGATAACATTAGCCTTAAAGGTAAGCAAGGGGTAACGGTTATGATAAACGACAAGCTTACCTATCTTACCGCCGCCCAATTGGCAACCCTGTTACGATCTACCGATGGCAATACCATTAAATCTATCGAGATAATTACCAACCCATCGGCTAAGTACGATGCGGCGGGCAATTCGGGTATCATCAATATCAAGCTAAAAAAGAACACGCAATCGGGTACAAATGGCAGCATTACCGCCGGTGTGGCTAAAGGCCGTTACTGGAGGGATAATACCAGCTTAAACCTTAACCATAAAGAGGGTAACTTAAACGTATTTACCACCCTAAGCCGTGGTGATAACAAACGCTTTCATGACCTGGGCCTAAACCGGGTAGTATCTGATAGTTTGGGTAACAAAAACTATTTTAACCAGCTATCGCACATGCCAAGCGCAAACCACTATAATAATTACCGCCTTGGTGCCGATTATGACCTTACAGCTAAGCATACCATTGGCTTTGTGGTAAGTGGCTATAATAATACCGGTTACGACGATAACAATACAGCTACCATAATAGGTAAACAGTTTGGTGTCGCCGATTCATCGTTAAATACCATATCAACCGTTAACCAGGCCTATAAAAATTTTGCCGTTAACCTTAACGACAGGCTAAAAATTGATACCAACGGCCAAGAGTTGAGCTTTGACCTTGATTACTCTAAATTTAAAAACAACTCAAACGCCCAATACACCACCAACTATTTTTTACAGGATGGCAGCCCGCAGCATGCTCCGCAGTTATTACGCAATCAAACACCATCGGTTATTAGTATATACACCGGCAAGGTTGATTATGCCAAACCGCTAAGCAAAACCATAAAACTGGAAACAGGCGCTAAGTTTAGCAGTGTTAAAACCGATAATGATTTGCAGGCGCAAATAGGCACCATAGATGCGAACAACAATGTTGATTATATAAACGATATTAACCGTACCAACCGCTTTATTTATGACGAAAAAATAGCCGCGGGTTATATCAATTTAAACAAGCAGTTTAAAAAAGCATCTATACAATTAGGCTTACGTGCTGAGCAAACCCGATCTAACGGTAACCTAATGGGCAGCACACCGGTAAAACGCAGCTACCTTAACCTTTTCCCGAGTGTGTTTGTTAACCGCACGCTAAATGATAAAAACGAGATAAGCTTTTCGTATAGCCGCCGTATAGACAGGCCGGGGTATGATGACCTGAACCCTTTTGTTTATTACCTTGACCCTTACACCTACTCGCAGGGTAATGCGTTCCTTAACCCGCAATACACCCAAAATTTCGAGTTTAATTATACTTACAACCACTCGTTAAACGTAAGCCTGGGTTACAGCCGCACTACCGATGCCATAACCGAACTGATATTATCAGAGGGTAATAAAACCTTCGAAACACACCAAAACTTACAAACCCAAACCGGTTACAATATTAATGTGAACAGCCCCTTTACTATTACCAAATGGTGGGAAGGTAATGTAAACCTTACCGGGTTTTACCTGGGCTTTAAAGCTGATACACTGGCCGGTTTCAATTTTAACACAGGCAAGGCGGCTTTCCAGGGCCGTTTAACGCAAACGTTTAAGTTTTCGGGTTACCGCTTAGAGGTAATGGGCGATTACCAGTCGCCTTTAACATATGGTATATATAATATTAAACCACGTTATGCGGTAGATATGGGTATAAGCAAATCGTTCATGAACAAAAAGCTTAACCTTAAGCTGGCTTGTGACGATGTATTTAAGATACGCCGTAACGACCTAAGCAGCCACGCGCTAAACAATAACTTTGATATAAAACAACGCAACGATACAAGAGTTGGCCGCTTTACGGTTACCTACAATTTTGGTAACAGTTCTATCAAATCTCGCGAGCACCGCAGCGGCGCCGACGACGAAAAAGGCAGGGTAAAAAGCGGAGGATAA